One region of Alosa sapidissima isolate fAloSap1 chromosome 1, fAloSap1.pri, whole genome shotgun sequence genomic DNA includes:
- the acap2a gene encoding arf-GAP with coiled-coil, ANK repeat and PH domain-containing protein 2 isoform X7, whose protein sequence is MKVTVDFEDCLKDSPRFRATIEEVETDVGELESKLDKLVKLCIGMIDAGRAYILANKQFVNGIRDLALQSTRDVVIESSLTKFAESLQEMNNYHTILFDQAQRSIKSQLQTFVKEDLRKIKETKKQFDKVSEEKEVALVKNAQVPRNKTHEVDEATNILTTTRKCFRHIALDYVLQINVLQSKRRSEILKSMLSFMQAHLSFFHQGYDLFSELQPLMKQLGIQLDQLVVDAAKEKRDMEQKHSTIQQKAALQDLFNEDTKLEYNVDTDNGIAMEGYLFKRASNAFKTWNRKKADNNRRWFSIQNSQMVYQKKFKDNPTVVVEDLRLCTVKPCEDIERRFCFEVVSPTKSCMMQADSEKLRQAWIKAVQDSIATAFRENGDEPVTRLDRKSSASLGSLDSGGDTRSMKGESALGRVLAIPGNDTCADCGQPEPRWASINLGITLCIECSGIHRSLGVHNSKVRSLTLDSWEPELLKLMCELGNGLINQIYEARREELGSRKPQPGDPRQEIEAFIRAKYIDRKFVLKPSAMEQRAKVISLSKQDKQPRSCAEFLPPRPPPPTPKLRTASSTSVRSADSGIQNSADGSREMLASTPSSNSLSEPEPESESPVAVQRVESPPVFSELTDFSSDLLLYWASCACSLPDMAEAMAHGADINWVNSEDSNRTPLIQAVQGGSLVTCEFLLQNAGNVDQQDIRGRGPLHHATILGHTGQVCLFLKRGAKQNAVDTDGRTPLSIAVEAANADIVTLLRLAKMNEEMRETEGVFGQPGDETYQDIFRDFSQMASNEPDKLKRF, encoded by the exons ATGAAGGTGACTGTGGATTTTGAAGATTGTCTGAAAGATTCTCCTCGATTCCG AGCGACCATCGAGGAAGTGGAGACAGATGTCGGGGAGTTGGAGTCCAAACTAGACAAG CTGGTCAAGCTCTGTATTGGGATGATTGATGCTGGCAGGGCCTATATTCTGGCCAACAAGCAGTTTGTCAACGGTATCAGAGACCTCGCTCTGCAGTCCACTAGAGATGTGGTCATCGAG TCGAGTTTAACCAAGTTCGCTGAAAGTCTGCAAGAGATGAATAACTACCATACA ATTTTATTTGATCAAGCTCAGAGATCAATAAAGTCCCAACTCCAGACATTTGTGAAGGA AGACCTTCGGAAAATAAAAGAGACCAAGAAGCAGTTTGACAAGGTCAgtgaggagaaggaggtggcCCTGGTGAAGAACGCTCAGGTGCCTCGGAACAAAACGCACGAGGTTGACGAGGCCACTAACATCCTCACCACCACGCGAAAGTGCTTCCGCCACATCGCCTTGGACTATGTGCTGCAG ATCAATGTCCTCCAGTCTAAAAGAAGATCTGAAATCCTCAAATCA ATGCTGTCCTTCATGCAAGCTCATCTCAGCTTCTTCCACCAAGGCTATGACCTATTTAGTGAGCTTCAACCACTTATGAAACAACTAGGCATACAG CTGGATCAGCTTGTGGTTGATGCtgcaaaagagaaaagagacatGGAGCAGAAACATTCCACTATCCAACAGAAG GCAGCGCTACAA GACTTATTCAACGAGGACACTAAGTTAGAGTACAATGTGGACACAGACAATGGGATTGCCATGGAGGGTTACCTGTTCAAAAGGGCTAGCAACGCCTTTAAAACATGGAATAG GAAAAAAGCAGATAATAACAG gcGCTGGTTCTCCATTCAAAATAGCCAGATGGTTTATCAGAAGAAATTTAAG gATAACCCCACTGTGGTTGTGGAGGACCTGCGACTGTGTACTGTGAAGCCGTGTGAAGACATTGAGCGGCGCTTCTGCTTTGAAGTGGTATCACCCACAAA GAGCTGCATGATGCAGGCGGACTCGGAGAAGCTGCGGCAGGCCTGGATCAAAGCGGTGCAGGACAGCATCGCCACGGCCTTCAGGGAGAACGGAGACGAACCCGTG ACAAGGCTTGATCGTAAGTCCTCTGCGTCCCTGGGCAGTCTGGACTCGGGGGGTGACACCAGGTCTATGAAGGGCGAGAGCGCCCTCGGGAGGGTGCTGGCCATCCCCGGGAACGACACCTGTGCCGACTGTGGGCAGCCCGAGCCACGCTGGGCCAGCATCAACCTGGGCATCACGCTCTGCATCGAGTGCTCCGGCATACACAG GAGTCTGGGTGTGCACAACTCCAAAGTCAGGTCCCTTACACTGGACTCCTGGGAGCCAGAACTACTCAAG TTAATGTGTGAACTTGGAAATGGGCTGATAAACCAGATCTATGAGGCCCGTCGAGAGGAGCTGGGAAGCAGGAAACCACAGCCTGGAGACCCCAG ACAGGAGATTGAGGCCTTTATCAGAGCCAAGTACATTGACAGGAAGTTTGTGCTGAAGCCTTCTGCCATGGAGCAGAGGGCTAAGGTGATTAGCCTGAGCAAACAGGATAAGCAGCCGAGGAGTTGTGCCGAGTTCCTGCCCCCACGGCCGCCTCCACCCACCCCAAAGCTCCGCACAGCCTCCAGCACCTCAG TGCGGAGTGCGGATAGTGGCATACAGAACAGTGCAGATGGCAGTCGGGAGATGTTGGCCTCGACTCCCTCCAGCAACAGCCTCAGTGAGCCAG agcCTGAGTCCGAGTCCCCAGTTGCTGTACAGCGGGTCGAGTCTCCACCGGTCTTCTCCGAGCTGACAGACTTCTCGTCAGACCTGCTGCTCTACTGGGCCTCCTGCGCCTGCAGTCTCCCCGACATGGCCGAGGCCATGGCACATGGCGCCGACATCAACTGGGTCAACTCCGAGGACAGCAACCGGACGCCTCTCATACAGGCAGTCCAAGGG GGCTCACTGGTCACCTGTGAGTTCCTCCTTCAGAACGCTGGTAATGTGGACCAACAGGACATCCGCGGCCGAGGTCCACTGCACCATGCCACGATTCTGGGCCACACAGG TCAAGTGTGCCTGTTTCTGAAGAGGGGGGCCAAACAGAATGCTGTCGACACTGATGGCAGAACTCCGCTGTCCATCGCTGTAGAGGCTGCCAATGCTGACATAGTCACTCT GCTGCGTCTGGCGAAGATGAACGAGGAGATGCGGGAGACGGAGGGAGTGTTTGGCCAGCCAG GAGATGAGACGTATCAGGATATCTTCAGAGACTTCTCCCAGATGGCGTCCAATGAGCCTGACAAGCTAAAGCGCTTTTAA
- the acap2a gene encoding arf-GAP with coiled-coil, ANK repeat and PH domain-containing protein 2 isoform X8 gives MKVTVDFEDCLKDSPRFRATIEEVETDVGELESKLDKLVKLCIGMIDAGRAYILANKQFVNGIRDLALQSTRDVVIESSLTKFAESLQEMNNYHTILFDQAQRSIKSQLQTFVKEDLRKIKETKKQFDKVSEEKEVALVKNAQVPRNKTHEVDEATNILTTTRKCFRHIALDYVLQINVLQSKRRSEILKSMLSFMQAHLSFFHQGYDLFSELQPLMKQLGIQLDQLVVDAAKEKRDMEQKHSTIQQKAALQDLFNEDTKLEYNVDTDNGIAMEGYLFKRASNAFKTWNRRWFSIQNSQMVYQKKFKDNPTVVVEDLRLCTVKPCEDIERRFCFEVVSPTKSCMMQADSEKLRQAWIKAVQDSIATAFRENGDEPVTRLDRKSSASLGSLDSGGDTRSMKGESALGRVLAIPGNDTCADCGQPEPRWASINLGITLCIECSGIHRSLGVHNSKVRSLTLDSWEPELLKLMCELGNGLINQIYEARREELGSRKPQPGDPRQEIEAFIRAKYIDRKFVLKPSAMEQRAKVISLSKQDKQPRSCAEFLPPRPPPPTPKLRTASSTSVAATGQEVRRDSLFCPDELDSLFSYFDTSSKLRSLRSADSGIQNSADGSREMLASTPSSNSLSEPEPESESPVAVQRVESPPVFSELTDFSSDLLLYWASCACSLPDMAEAMAHGADINWVNSEDSNRTPLIQAVQGGSLVTCEFLLQNAGNVDQQDIRGRGPLHHATILGHTGQVCLFLKRGAKQNAVDTDGRTPLSIAVEAANADIVTLLRLAKMNEEMRETEGVFGQPGDETYQDIFRDFSQMASNEPDKLKRF, from the exons ATGAAGGTGACTGTGGATTTTGAAGATTGTCTGAAAGATTCTCCTCGATTCCG AGCGACCATCGAGGAAGTGGAGACAGATGTCGGGGAGTTGGAGTCCAAACTAGACAAG CTGGTCAAGCTCTGTATTGGGATGATTGATGCTGGCAGGGCCTATATTCTGGCCAACAAGCAGTTTGTCAACGGTATCAGAGACCTCGCTCTGCAGTCCACTAGAGATGTGGTCATCGAG TCGAGTTTAACCAAGTTCGCTGAAAGTCTGCAAGAGATGAATAACTACCATACA ATTTTATTTGATCAAGCTCAGAGATCAATAAAGTCCCAACTCCAGACATTTGTGAAGGA AGACCTTCGGAAAATAAAAGAGACCAAGAAGCAGTTTGACAAGGTCAgtgaggagaaggaggtggcCCTGGTGAAGAACGCTCAGGTGCCTCGGAACAAAACGCACGAGGTTGACGAGGCCACTAACATCCTCACCACCACGCGAAAGTGCTTCCGCCACATCGCCTTGGACTATGTGCTGCAG ATCAATGTCCTCCAGTCTAAAAGAAGATCTGAAATCCTCAAATCA ATGCTGTCCTTCATGCAAGCTCATCTCAGCTTCTTCCACCAAGGCTATGACCTATTTAGTGAGCTTCAACCACTTATGAAACAACTAGGCATACAG CTGGATCAGCTTGTGGTTGATGCtgcaaaagagaaaagagacatGGAGCAGAAACATTCCACTATCCAACAGAAG GCAGCGCTACAA GACTTATTCAACGAGGACACTAAGTTAGAGTACAATGTGGACACAGACAATGGGATTGCCATGGAGGGTTACCTGTTCAAAAGGGCTAGCAACGCCTTTAAAACATGGAATAG gcGCTGGTTCTCCATTCAAAATAGCCAGATGGTTTATCAGAAGAAATTTAAG gATAACCCCACTGTGGTTGTGGAGGACCTGCGACTGTGTACTGTGAAGCCGTGTGAAGACATTGAGCGGCGCTTCTGCTTTGAAGTGGTATCACCCACAAA GAGCTGCATGATGCAGGCGGACTCGGAGAAGCTGCGGCAGGCCTGGATCAAAGCGGTGCAGGACAGCATCGCCACGGCCTTCAGGGAGAACGGAGACGAACCCGTG ACAAGGCTTGATCGTAAGTCCTCTGCGTCCCTGGGCAGTCTGGACTCGGGGGGTGACACCAGGTCTATGAAGGGCGAGAGCGCCCTCGGGAGGGTGCTGGCCATCCCCGGGAACGACACCTGTGCCGACTGTGGGCAGCCCGAGCCACGCTGGGCCAGCATCAACCTGGGCATCACGCTCTGCATCGAGTGCTCCGGCATACACAG GAGTCTGGGTGTGCACAACTCCAAAGTCAGGTCCCTTACACTGGACTCCTGGGAGCCAGAACTACTCAAG TTAATGTGTGAACTTGGAAATGGGCTGATAAACCAGATCTATGAGGCCCGTCGAGAGGAGCTGGGAAGCAGGAAACCACAGCCTGGAGACCCCAG ACAGGAGATTGAGGCCTTTATCAGAGCCAAGTACATTGACAGGAAGTTTGTGCTGAAGCCTTCTGCCATGGAGCAGAGGGCTAAGGTGATTAGCCTGAGCAAACAGGATAAGCAGCCGAGGAGTTGTGCCGAGTTCCTGCCCCCACGGCCGCCTCCACCCACCCCAAAGCTCCGCACAGCCTCCAGCACCTCAG TAGCGGCTACTGGCCAGGAGGTTCGCCGTGATTCACTCTTCTGCCCTGATGAGCTTGACTCACTCTTCTCCTACTTTGACACTTCCTCAAAGCTGCGGAGTT TGCGGAGTGCGGATAGTGGCATACAGAACAGTGCAGATGGCAGTCGGGAGATGTTGGCCTCGACTCCCTCCAGCAACAGCCTCAGTGAGCCAG agcCTGAGTCCGAGTCCCCAGTTGCTGTACAGCGGGTCGAGTCTCCACCGGTCTTCTCCGAGCTGACAGACTTCTCGTCAGACCTGCTGCTCTACTGGGCCTCCTGCGCCTGCAGTCTCCCCGACATGGCCGAGGCCATGGCACATGGCGCCGACATCAACTGGGTCAACTCCGAGGACAGCAACCGGACGCCTCTCATACAGGCAGTCCAAGGG GGCTCACTGGTCACCTGTGAGTTCCTCCTTCAGAACGCTGGTAATGTGGACCAACAGGACATCCGCGGCCGAGGTCCACTGCACCATGCCACGATTCTGGGCCACACAGG TCAAGTGTGCCTGTTTCTGAAGAGGGGGGCCAAACAGAATGCTGTCGACACTGATGGCAGAACTCCGCTGTCCATCGCTGTAGAGGCTGCCAATGCTGACATAGTCACTCT GCTGCGTCTGGCGAAGATGAACGAGGAGATGCGGGAGACGGAGGGAGTGTTTGGCCAGCCAG GAGATGAGACGTATCAGGATATCTTCAGAGACTTCTCCCAGATGGCGTCCAATGAGCCTGACAAGCTAAAGCGCTTTTAA
- the acap2a gene encoding arf-GAP with coiled-coil, ANK repeat and PH domain-containing protein 2 isoform X9 gives MKVTVDFEDCLKDSPRFRATIEEVETDVGELESKLDKLVKLCIGMIDAGRAYILANKQFVNGIRDLALQSTRDVVIESSLTKFAESLQEMNNYHTILFDQAQRSIKSQLQTFVKEDLRKIKETKKQFDKVSEEKEVALVKNAQVPRNKTHEVDEATNILTTTRKCFRHIALDYVLQINVLQSKRRSEILKSMLSFMQAHLSFFHQGYDLFSELQPLMKQLGIQLDQLVVDAAKEKRDMEQKHSTIQQKDLFNEDTKLEYNVDTDNGIAMEGYLFKRASNAFKTWNRRWFSIQNSQMVYQKKFKDNPTVVVEDLRLCTVKPCEDIERRFCFEVVSPTKSCMMQADSEKLRQAWIKAVQDSIATAFRENGDEPVTRLDRKSSASLGSLDSGGDTRSMKGESALGRVLAIPGNDTCADCGQPEPRWASINLGITLCIECSGIHRSLGVHNSKVRSLTLDSWEPELLKLMCELGNGLINQIYEARREELGSRKPQPGDPRQEIEAFIRAKYIDRKFVLKPSAMEQRAKVISLSKQDKQPRSCAEFLPPRPPPPTPKLRTASSTSVRSADSGIQNSADGSREMLASTPSSNSLSEPEPESESPVAVQRVESPPVFSELTDFSSDLLLYWASCACSLPDMAEAMAHGADINWVNSEDSNRTPLIQAVQGGSLVTCEFLLQNAGNVDQQDIRGRGPLHHATILGHTGQVCLFLKRGAKQNAVDTDGRTPLSIAVEAANADIVTLLRLAKMNEEMRETEGVFGQPGDETYQDIFRDFSQMASNEPDKLKRF, from the exons ATGAAGGTGACTGTGGATTTTGAAGATTGTCTGAAAGATTCTCCTCGATTCCG AGCGACCATCGAGGAAGTGGAGACAGATGTCGGGGAGTTGGAGTCCAAACTAGACAAG CTGGTCAAGCTCTGTATTGGGATGATTGATGCTGGCAGGGCCTATATTCTGGCCAACAAGCAGTTTGTCAACGGTATCAGAGACCTCGCTCTGCAGTCCACTAGAGATGTGGTCATCGAG TCGAGTTTAACCAAGTTCGCTGAAAGTCTGCAAGAGATGAATAACTACCATACA ATTTTATTTGATCAAGCTCAGAGATCAATAAAGTCCCAACTCCAGACATTTGTGAAGGA AGACCTTCGGAAAATAAAAGAGACCAAGAAGCAGTTTGACAAGGTCAgtgaggagaaggaggtggcCCTGGTGAAGAACGCTCAGGTGCCTCGGAACAAAACGCACGAGGTTGACGAGGCCACTAACATCCTCACCACCACGCGAAAGTGCTTCCGCCACATCGCCTTGGACTATGTGCTGCAG ATCAATGTCCTCCAGTCTAAAAGAAGATCTGAAATCCTCAAATCA ATGCTGTCCTTCATGCAAGCTCATCTCAGCTTCTTCCACCAAGGCTATGACCTATTTAGTGAGCTTCAACCACTTATGAAACAACTAGGCATACAG CTGGATCAGCTTGTGGTTGATGCtgcaaaagagaaaagagacatGGAGCAGAAACATTCCACTATCCAACAGAAG GACTTATTCAACGAGGACACTAAGTTAGAGTACAATGTGGACACAGACAATGGGATTGCCATGGAGGGTTACCTGTTCAAAAGGGCTAGCAACGCCTTTAAAACATGGAATAG gcGCTGGTTCTCCATTCAAAATAGCCAGATGGTTTATCAGAAGAAATTTAAG gATAACCCCACTGTGGTTGTGGAGGACCTGCGACTGTGTACTGTGAAGCCGTGTGAAGACATTGAGCGGCGCTTCTGCTTTGAAGTGGTATCACCCACAAA GAGCTGCATGATGCAGGCGGACTCGGAGAAGCTGCGGCAGGCCTGGATCAAAGCGGTGCAGGACAGCATCGCCACGGCCTTCAGGGAGAACGGAGACGAACCCGTG ACAAGGCTTGATCGTAAGTCCTCTGCGTCCCTGGGCAGTCTGGACTCGGGGGGTGACACCAGGTCTATGAAGGGCGAGAGCGCCCTCGGGAGGGTGCTGGCCATCCCCGGGAACGACACCTGTGCCGACTGTGGGCAGCCCGAGCCACGCTGGGCCAGCATCAACCTGGGCATCACGCTCTGCATCGAGTGCTCCGGCATACACAG GAGTCTGGGTGTGCACAACTCCAAAGTCAGGTCCCTTACACTGGACTCCTGGGAGCCAGAACTACTCAAG TTAATGTGTGAACTTGGAAATGGGCTGATAAACCAGATCTATGAGGCCCGTCGAGAGGAGCTGGGAAGCAGGAAACCACAGCCTGGAGACCCCAG ACAGGAGATTGAGGCCTTTATCAGAGCCAAGTACATTGACAGGAAGTTTGTGCTGAAGCCTTCTGCCATGGAGCAGAGGGCTAAGGTGATTAGCCTGAGCAAACAGGATAAGCAGCCGAGGAGTTGTGCCGAGTTCCTGCCCCCACGGCCGCCTCCACCCACCCCAAAGCTCCGCACAGCCTCCAGCACCTCAG TGCGGAGTGCGGATAGTGGCATACAGAACAGTGCAGATGGCAGTCGGGAGATGTTGGCCTCGACTCCCTCCAGCAACAGCCTCAGTGAGCCAG agcCTGAGTCCGAGTCCCCAGTTGCTGTACAGCGGGTCGAGTCTCCACCGGTCTTCTCCGAGCTGACAGACTTCTCGTCAGACCTGCTGCTCTACTGGGCCTCCTGCGCCTGCAGTCTCCCCGACATGGCCGAGGCCATGGCACATGGCGCCGACATCAACTGGGTCAACTCCGAGGACAGCAACCGGACGCCTCTCATACAGGCAGTCCAAGGG GGCTCACTGGTCACCTGTGAGTTCCTCCTTCAGAACGCTGGTAATGTGGACCAACAGGACATCCGCGGCCGAGGTCCACTGCACCATGCCACGATTCTGGGCCACACAGG TCAAGTGTGCCTGTTTCTGAAGAGGGGGGCCAAACAGAATGCTGTCGACACTGATGGCAGAACTCCGCTGTCCATCGCTGTAGAGGCTGCCAATGCTGACATAGTCACTCT GCTGCGTCTGGCGAAGATGAACGAGGAGATGCGGGAGACGGAGGGAGTGTTTGGCCAGCCAG GAGATGAGACGTATCAGGATATCTTCAGAGACTTCTCCCAGATGGCGTCCAATGAGCCTGACAAGCTAAAGCGCTTTTAA
- the acap2a gene encoding arf-GAP with coiled-coil, ANK repeat and PH domain-containing protein 2 isoform X10: protein MKVTVDFEDCLKDSPRFRATIEEVETDVGELESKLDKLVKLCIGMIDAGRAYILANKQFVNGIRDLALQSTRDVVIESSLTKFAESLQEMNNYHTILFDQAQRSIKSQLQTFVKEDLRKIKETKKQFDKVSEEKEVALVKNAQVPRNKTHEVDEATNILTTTRKCFRHIALDYVLQINVLQSKRRSEILKSMLSFMQAHLSFFHQGYDLFSELQPLMKQLGIQLDQLVVDAAKEKRDMEQKHSTIQQKDLFNEDTKLEYNVDTDNGIAMEGYLFKRASNAFKTWNRKKADNNRRWFSIQNSQMVYQKKFKDNPTVVVEDLRLCTVKPCEDIERRFCFEVVSPTKSCMMQADSEKLRQAWIKAVQDSIATAFRENGDEPVTRLDRKSSASLGSLDSGGDTRSMKGESALGRVLAIPGNDTCADCGQPEPRWASINLGITLCIECSGIHRSLGVHNSKVRSLTLDSWEPELLKLMCELGNGLINQIYEARREELGSRKPQPGDPRQEIEAFIRAKYIDRKFVLKPSAMEQRAKVISLSKQDKQPRSCAEFLPPRPPPPTPKLRTASSTSVAATGQEVRRDSLFCPDELDSLFSYFDTSSKLRSLRSADSGIQNSADGSREMLASTPSSNSLSEPEPESESPVAVQRVESPPVFSELTDFSSDLLLYWASCACSLPDMAEAMAHGADINWVNSEDSNRTPLIQAVQGGSLVTCEFLLQNAGNVDQQDIRGRGPLHHATILGHTGQVCLFLKRGAKQNAVDTDGRTPLSIAVEAANADIVTLLRLAKMNEEMRETEGVFGQPGDETYQDIFRDFSQMASNEPDKLKRF from the exons ATGAAGGTGACTGTGGATTTTGAAGATTGTCTGAAAGATTCTCCTCGATTCCG AGCGACCATCGAGGAAGTGGAGACAGATGTCGGGGAGTTGGAGTCCAAACTAGACAAG CTGGTCAAGCTCTGTATTGGGATGATTGATGCTGGCAGGGCCTATATTCTGGCCAACAAGCAGTTTGTCAACGGTATCAGAGACCTCGCTCTGCAGTCCACTAGAGATGTGGTCATCGAG TCGAGTTTAACCAAGTTCGCTGAAAGTCTGCAAGAGATGAATAACTACCATACA ATTTTATTTGATCAAGCTCAGAGATCAATAAAGTCCCAACTCCAGACATTTGTGAAGGA AGACCTTCGGAAAATAAAAGAGACCAAGAAGCAGTTTGACAAGGTCAgtgaggagaaggaggtggcCCTGGTGAAGAACGCTCAGGTGCCTCGGAACAAAACGCACGAGGTTGACGAGGCCACTAACATCCTCACCACCACGCGAAAGTGCTTCCGCCACATCGCCTTGGACTATGTGCTGCAG ATCAATGTCCTCCAGTCTAAAAGAAGATCTGAAATCCTCAAATCA ATGCTGTCCTTCATGCAAGCTCATCTCAGCTTCTTCCACCAAGGCTATGACCTATTTAGTGAGCTTCAACCACTTATGAAACAACTAGGCATACAG CTGGATCAGCTTGTGGTTGATGCtgcaaaagagaaaagagacatGGAGCAGAAACATTCCACTATCCAACAGAAG GACTTATTCAACGAGGACACTAAGTTAGAGTACAATGTGGACACAGACAATGGGATTGCCATGGAGGGTTACCTGTTCAAAAGGGCTAGCAACGCCTTTAAAACATGGAATAG GAAAAAAGCAGATAATAACAG gcGCTGGTTCTCCATTCAAAATAGCCAGATGGTTTATCAGAAGAAATTTAAG gATAACCCCACTGTGGTTGTGGAGGACCTGCGACTGTGTACTGTGAAGCCGTGTGAAGACATTGAGCGGCGCTTCTGCTTTGAAGTGGTATCACCCACAAA GAGCTGCATGATGCAGGCGGACTCGGAGAAGCTGCGGCAGGCCTGGATCAAAGCGGTGCAGGACAGCATCGCCACGGCCTTCAGGGAGAACGGAGACGAACCCGTG ACAAGGCTTGATCGTAAGTCCTCTGCGTCCCTGGGCAGTCTGGACTCGGGGGGTGACACCAGGTCTATGAAGGGCGAGAGCGCCCTCGGGAGGGTGCTGGCCATCCCCGGGAACGACACCTGTGCCGACTGTGGGCAGCCCGAGCCACGCTGGGCCAGCATCAACCTGGGCATCACGCTCTGCATCGAGTGCTCCGGCATACACAG GAGTCTGGGTGTGCACAACTCCAAAGTCAGGTCCCTTACACTGGACTCCTGGGAGCCAGAACTACTCAAG TTAATGTGTGAACTTGGAAATGGGCTGATAAACCAGATCTATGAGGCCCGTCGAGAGGAGCTGGGAAGCAGGAAACCACAGCCTGGAGACCCCAG ACAGGAGATTGAGGCCTTTATCAGAGCCAAGTACATTGACAGGAAGTTTGTGCTGAAGCCTTCTGCCATGGAGCAGAGGGCTAAGGTGATTAGCCTGAGCAAACAGGATAAGCAGCCGAGGAGTTGTGCCGAGTTCCTGCCCCCACGGCCGCCTCCACCCACCCCAAAGCTCCGCACAGCCTCCAGCACCTCAG TAGCGGCTACTGGCCAGGAGGTTCGCCGTGATTCACTCTTCTGCCCTGATGAGCTTGACTCACTCTTCTCCTACTTTGACACTTCCTCAAAGCTGCGGAGTT TGCGGAGTGCGGATAGTGGCATACAGAACAGTGCAGATGGCAGTCGGGAGATGTTGGCCTCGACTCCCTCCAGCAACAGCCTCAGTGAGCCAG agcCTGAGTCCGAGTCCCCAGTTGCTGTACAGCGGGTCGAGTCTCCACCGGTCTTCTCCGAGCTGACAGACTTCTCGTCAGACCTGCTGCTCTACTGGGCCTCCTGCGCCTGCAGTCTCCCCGACATGGCCGAGGCCATGGCACATGGCGCCGACATCAACTGGGTCAACTCCGAGGACAGCAACCGGACGCCTCTCATACAGGCAGTCCAAGGG GGCTCACTGGTCACCTGTGAGTTCCTCCTTCAGAACGCTGGTAATGTGGACCAACAGGACATCCGCGGCCGAGGTCCACTGCACCATGCCACGATTCTGGGCCACACAGG TCAAGTGTGCCTGTTTCTGAAGAGGGGGGCCAAACAGAATGCTGTCGACACTGATGGCAGAACTCCGCTGTCCATCGCTGTAGAGGCTGCCAATGCTGACATAGTCACTCT GCTGCGTCTGGCGAAGATGAACGAGGAGATGCGGGAGACGGAGGGAGTGTTTGGCCAGCCAG GAGATGAGACGTATCAGGATATCTTCAGAGACTTCTCCCAGATGGCGTCCAATGAGCCTGACAAGCTAAAGCGCTTTTAA